The Arachis hypogaea cultivar Tifrunner chromosome 19, arahy.Tifrunner.gnm2.J5K5, whole genome shotgun sequence genome has a window encoding:
- the LOC112776922 gene encoding uncharacterized protein, which yields MGGLRTMVRGGKDSRLEVEYLIWLCSLSELEIDMLISLKLLIFQRAKTIGYADLAKKFNLKFIRAIAVVLMEHLKEELKDLLLVADTDKSASFLDACKLLKCYKEGTTTIEELITDIGTDIQAYVRRFIEMDNRVRTIMRTALLDII from the exons ATGGGAGGATTGAGAACTATGGTTAGGGGGGGTAAAGATAGCAGGTTGGAGGTTGAATATTTGATCTGGCTTTGCTCCCTTTCAGAGCTTGAGATT GATATGTTAATTAGCTTGAAGTTGCTGATCTTTCAGCGTGCAAAAACAATAGGCTATGCTGATCTGGCTAAGAAATTCAACCTTAAGTTTATTCGAGCCATTG CTGTTGTTTTGATGGAGCATCTTAAGGAAGAGTTAAAAGATTTATTGCTTGTTGCAGATACGGATAAATCTGCGTCTTTTTTGGATGCTTGTAAACTATTGAAATGTTATAAGGAGGGTACTACAACTATTGAAGAGCTAATTACTGACATCGGTACTGATATACAAGCATATGTGAGGAG GTTCATCGAGATGGACAACAGAGTACGGACCATTATGAGGACAG CTTTGTTGGACATCATATGA